Genomic segment of Treponema primitia ZAS-1:
CGGATTAACCTACGGGGAAAGACGCCCCTTTTCGTTATCGCCATTGTGGAACACGAGTCCAAGGTGAATTTCCGGTCCAGCTTCAAAATGCTGCAATATATTTGCCTGGTCCTGGACAACTACGAAAAGGAGGAAAATCAAAAAACGAAGGGGATAAGCTCAACCAAGGACTTCCGCTATCCCCCGGTATTACCCGTGGTTTTCTACGACGGCCCCGGCCCCTGGACGGCGGAGCTGAACTTTCTGAACCGAACCGCCCTGGGTGAGGTATTTCACAAGTACATCCCCAAGTTTGAGTACGAACTGGTGGATTTGAAGCGGTATACCCAGGAGGACATTACCCGGTTTAACGACACCATCTCCCTTATCATGCTTATCGATCAGCTGGAAACCCATGATGGGGATTCGGTTTTGAGCAAGATACCCCGGGAATATTTTGCAAAGCGGGCATTGAAAATCCCGGAAAACCTGCGTAAAGTGATAGATGATGTAATAACCGTTCTGTTAGACCGCCTGGACTACCCCGAAGAAACAATTCGGGAAGTGACCATGCAAATTACCGGGAAGGAGGGTAATATGCTTTTTGATGGGTTTGTGGAGGCAGTAAAAGAGGAACGCCGTATTCAAAGGGAGGAAGGCAGGGAAGAGGGCCGGGAGGAAGGCCGCGAGGAAGGCCGCCTGGAAGTTGCCCGGAAGATGAAAGTCAGGGGAGTACCCACAGACCAGATCGCCGAA
This window contains:
- a CDS encoding Rpn family recombination-promoting nuclease/putative transposase, which codes for MSIYHTQDNSFKLILGNHELFVEFLRDFIPIDLLKDIHAEDIEDLSERFLPLFQDGQDSDTVKRINLRGKTPLFVIAIVEHESKVNFRSSFKMLQYICLVLDNYEKEENQKTKGISSTKDFRYPPVLPVVFYDGPGPWTAELNFLNRTALGEVFHKYIPKFEYELVDLKRYTQEDITRFNDTISLIMLIDQLETHDGDSVLSKIPREYFAKRALKIPENLRKVIDDVITVLLDRLDYPEETIREVTMQITGKEGNMLFDGFVEAVKEERRIQREEGREEGREEGREEGRLEVARKMKVRGVPTDQIAEITGFSVNAVEAL